One Lemur catta isolate mLemCat1 chromosome 15, mLemCat1.pri, whole genome shotgun sequence genomic window carries:
- the GSDMA gene encoding gasdermin-A, whose translation MTMFENVTRALARQLNPRGDLTPLDSLIDFKRFHPFCLVLRKRKSTLFWGARYVRTDYTLLDVLEPGSSPSDPRDTGSFGFKNMLDARVEGEVDVPKTVKVRGTAGLSQNSTLEVQTLSVAPKALETLQGERKLVADHPFLKEMRDQGENLYVVMEVVETVQEVTLERAGKAEGCFSLPFFAPLGLQGSVNHKEAVTIPKGCVLAFRVRQLIVKGKDEWDIPHICNDNMETFPPGEKPGEEKFILIQASDVGDVHEGFKTLKEEVQRETQEVDKLSRVGQSSLLSSLHKLLGKKKELQDLELELEGALGKGHEVTLEALPKDVLPSKEAMGAILYFLGALTELSEAQQKLLVKSMEKKILPVQLKLVESTMEQNFLQDKESVFPLQPELLSSLGEEELTLTEALVGLSGLEVQRSGPQYTWDPDTLPRLCALYASLSLLQLLTKAS comes from the exons ATGACCATGTTTGAAAATGTCACCCGGGCCCTGGCCAGGCAACTAAACCCTCGAGGGGACCTGACACCACTTGACAGCCTCATTGACTTTAAGCGCTTCCACCCCTTCTGCCTGgtgctgaggaagaggaagagcacgCTGTTCTGGGGGGCCCGCTATGTCCGCACTGACTACACCCTCCTGGACGTGCTGGAGCCCGGCAGCTCCCCTTCAG ATCCAAGAGACACTGGGAGCTTTGGCTTTAAGAATATGCTGGACGCCCGAGTGGAGGGCGAGGTGGATGTGCCAAAGACAGTGAAGGTGAGGGGGACCGCAGGGCTGTCCCAGAACAGCACCCTGGAAGTCCAGACACTCAGCGTGGCTCCCAAGGCCCTGGAGACCTTGCAGGGGGAGAG GAAGCTGGTGGCCGATCACCCGTTCCTGAAGGAGATGCGAGATCAGGGAGAGAACCTGTACgtggtgatggaggtggtggagACGGTGCAGGAGGTCACCCTGGAGAGAGCCGGCAAGGCAGAGGGCTGCTTCTCCCTGCCCTTCTTTGCCCCCCTGGGGCTACAG GGGTCTGTAAACCACAAGGAGGCTGTAACCATCCCCAAGGGCTGCGTCCTGGCCTTTCGAGTGAGACAGCTGATAGTCAAAGGCAAAGATGAGTGGG ATATTCCGCACATCTGCAATGACAACATGGAAACCTTCCCTCCCGGGG AAAAGCCAGGAGAGGAGAAGTTCATCC TTATCCAGGCATCTGATGTTG GGGACGTACACGAAGGCTTCAAGACTCTAaaagaagaggttcagagagagaCCCAAGAAGTGGACAAGCTGAGCCGGGTGGGGCAAAGCTCCCTGCTCAGCTCCCTCCACAAACTTCtagggaagaaaaaggaactaCAAGACCTTGAGCTTGAG CTTGAAGGGGCTCTAGGCAAGGGACATGAAGTGACGCTGGAGGCACTCCCAAAAGACGTCCTGCCATCAAAGGAGGCTATGGGTGCCATCCTCTATTTCCTGGGAGCACTAACAG agCTAAGTGAAGCCCAACAGAAACTTCTGGTAAAATCCATGGAGAAGAAGATCCTACCTGTGCAGCTAAAgctg GTGGAGAGCACAATGGAACAGAATTTCCTCCAGGATAAAGAGAGTGTTTTCCCTCTGCAACCAGAGCTGCTCTCCTCCCTCGGGGAAGAAGAACTGACCCTCACAGAGGCCCTAGTGGGACTGAGTGGCCTGGAAGTGCAGAGATCGGGCCCCCAGTACACATGGGACCCAGACACCCTCCCTCGCCTCTGCGCCCTTTACGCTAGCCTCTCCCTCCTTCAGCTGCTGACCAAGGCTTCCTAA